From one Pristis pectinata isolate sPriPec2 chromosome 12, sPriPec2.1.pri, whole genome shotgun sequence genomic stretch:
- the LOC127576875 gene encoding steroid 17-alpha-hydroxylase/17,20 lyase encodes MDLIVTALIFMFGFVIFSFTSRVQKKLKGDKHPKCLPSFPLIGSLLSLKSDLPPHLLFKNLQKTYGDLFSLMMGPRYVVVINHYQHAKEVLVKKGKYFAGRPSLVTTNLLSRDGKGIAFANFSPTWRFHRKLVHTSLYTSDNGLETLEERICKEATLICTMCEQLVGSPLNIMTEVTRFIANVISLLCFNSTYEKDDPEFLKMLEYSQGIVDTVGRDSLIDIFPWRQYFPSEDLQILKRSIAVRDSILVKKFEEHKANFNSDSIKDLTDALLKAQENAKNNNSLVPGPQLTDDHLMMTVADIFGAGVETTGIVFAWTFLYLLQHPEIQTKIHEEIDNNIGFERTPKMSDRSNLPFLSATISETLRIQPVSPLLIPHLALVDTCIGDYTIPKGTQVIINLWAIHHDEKEWKDPGTFDPTRFLDAEGKHIQSPSPSFLPFGAGPRVCVGEALTKMQLFLFIAAFLQRFTIEIPPGHQLTDLRGKFGIVQQPGKFKLQLKSRRPQKGCGSQQVVDSSTPH; translated from the exons ATGGATCTGATTGTGACTGCTCTGATCTTCATGTTTGGTTTTGTGATATTCTCTTTTACCAGCCGAGTTCAAAAAAAGCTGAAGGGAGATAAACACCCGAAATGTTTGCCTTCCTTTCCGTTAATTGGGAGTCTGCTGAGCCTGAAGAGTGACCTTCCTCCCCATCTGCTCTTCAAAAATCTGCAGAAGACCTATGGAGACCTCTTCTCTCTAATGATGGGTCCACGTTATGTGGTGGTGATCAATCACTATCAACACGCCAAGGAGGTCCTGGTAAAAAAGGGCAAGTACTTTGCAGGGAGGCCTAGCTTG GTGACAACAAACCTGCTCAGCAGAGACGGGAAAGGCATTGCATTTGCAAATTTCAGCCCGACCTGGAGGTTTCACAGAAAGCTCGTTCATACAAGTCTCTATACATCTGACAATGGCCTAGAAACTCTCGAGGAAAGAA TTTGCAAAGAAGCCACCTTGATCTGCACCATGTGCGAACAGCTTGTTGGCTCACCGCTGAACATAATGACTGAGGTGACACGATTTATCGCAAATGTAATCAGCTTGCTGTGCTTCAACTCAACCTATGAAAAGGATGACCCAGAGTTCCTGAAGATGCTGGAGTACAGCCAAGGAATTGTGGATACTGTGGGAAGAGACAGCTTAATAGACATCTTCCCATGGCGACAG TATTTTCCCAGTGAGGATCTTCAAATCCTGAAACGATCCATTGCAGTTCGAGACAGTATCCTTGTGAAGAAATTTGAGGAACACAAG GCAAACTTTAACAGTGACTCCATAAAGGACTTGACCGATGCTCTGCTGAAAGCTCAGGAGAACGCAAAGAACAACAACAGTCTGGTCCCTGGACCACAACTGACCGATGACCATTTGATGATGACAGTGGCAGACATATTTGGAGCTGGGGTGGAGACCACGGGTATCGTCTTTGCTTGGACCTTTCTTTACCTGCTGCAGCATCCTGAG ATACAAACTAAAATACATGAGGAAATTGACAACAACATCGGGTTTGAGAGAACTCCTAAAATGAGTGATAGAAGCAACCTGCCTTTTCTCAGTGCGACCATCAGTGAAACCTTGAGGATCCAGCCAGTGTCACCTCTCCTTATCCCCCACCTGGCTTTGGTGGACACCTG CATTGGTGACTACACAATCCCCAAAGGCACTCAGGTGATCATCAACCTCTGGGCTATTCACCATGATGAGAAGGAGTGGAAGGACCCAGGCACCTTTGATCCAA CTCGGTTTCTGGACGCAGAAGGGAAACACATCCAATCTCCTTCGCCGAGTTTCCTGCCTTTCGGTGCTGGTCCAAGGGTTTGTGTCGGAGAGGCCCTGACGAAGATGCAACTCTTCCTCTTTATTGCAGCATTTCTTCAGCGTTTCACTATAGAAATCCCCCCTGGGCATCAACTGACTGACCTGAGAGGAAAATTTGGGATTGTCCAGCAGCCAGGAAAGTTCAAACTCCAGCTCAAGTCCAGGAGGCCACAGAAAGGTTGTGGATCACAACAGGTTGTTGACAGCAGCACGCCACACTGA